A genome region from Glutamicibacter arilaitensis Re117 includes the following:
- a CDS encoding DUF4307 domain-containing protein, whose product MSDPSLTARYNNPKKRNLSKKSRNWLIAAALSLGVAGAAYIGFSNYSSIGSQDLEFEVISATQAKAVVAVEYNTKLRVQCDIRAMNESKAIVGYKTVLLDPGEATGHITQILEIDLHTDNLATTAGVEDCYEVPQEYKG is encoded by the coding sequence ATGTCTGATCCAAGCTTAACGGCTCGCTACAACAACCCCAAGAAACGCAATCTTTCTAAGAAATCGCGTAACTGGCTTATTGCTGCAGCGCTCTCCCTCGGCGTTGCCGGAGCCGCCTATATCGGCTTCAGCAACTACAGCTCCATTGGCTCCCAGGACTTGGAGTTCGAGGTCATTTCCGCGACTCAAGCCAAGGCCGTTGTCGCCGTCGAATACAACACCAAGCTTCGAGTGCAATGCGACATTCGCGCGATGAACGAGTCCAAGGCCATCGTCGGCTACAAGACTGTTCTGCTTGATCCAGGAGAAGCGACCGGGCATATCACCCAGATCCTGGAAATTGACCTGCATACCGATAACCTTGCCACCACCGCCGGGGTGGAGGACTGCTACGAGGTTCCGCAGGAATACAAGGGGTAA
- a CDS encoding Bax inhibitor-1/YccA family protein gives MTLGNPIFGSSSRSDAWGTKPGSPVGFRDTANMSADQLQQMYQQPTATSADTGRMTIGGTINKTAICLALVVIGAAIGWTIPALMLPGALVGFVLGLVNAFKKRPSPVLILLYAAAQGLFLGGLSGFLESQPNLKGIAVQAVLATLCVAGVTLALYRSGKYRMTPKLNKMFMIGMIGLIAFSLLNMVLMLTGVIDGMFGMRGGVLGLVIGVVAVLLATYALVADFTMIEELSNQGAPAIMAWRGAFGLTMTLIWLYTEILRILAILRGDE, from the coding sequence ATGACATTGGGCAACCCAATTTTTGGCTCCAGCAGCCGCTCTGATGCTTGGGGAACCAAGCCAGGAAGTCCTGTTGGATTCCGTGACACCGCAAATATGAGCGCAGACCAGCTGCAGCAGATGTACCAGCAGCCTACTGCAACCAGCGCTGATACCGGCCGCATGACCATTGGCGGAACGATCAACAAGACCGCGATCTGCCTCGCCTTGGTTGTCATTGGCGCTGCAATTGGCTGGACCATTCCAGCCCTGATGCTGCCAGGTGCCCTGGTTGGATTTGTCCTCGGCTTGGTTAATGCTTTCAAGAAGCGCCCATCGCCGGTACTGATCCTCCTGTACGCAGCGGCGCAGGGTCTGTTCCTCGGTGGCCTTTCCGGTTTCCTGGAAAGCCAGCCGAACCTTAAGGGCATCGCCGTCCAGGCTGTTCTGGCTACCCTTTGCGTGGCAGGTGTTACCCTGGCGCTGTACCGCTCGGGCAAGTACCGCATGACTCCCAAGCTGAACAAGATGTTCATGATCGGCATGATCGGCCTGATCGCCTTCTCGCTGCTCAACATGGTTCTGATGCTCACCGGAGTTATCGACGGCATGTTCGGCATGCGCGGCGGCGTGCTCGGCCTGGTTATCGGTGTCGTAGCCGTTCTGCTTGCAACCTACGCTTTGGTTGCTGACTTCACCATGATCGAGGAACTCTCGAACCAGGGTGCTCCGGCCATTATGGCTTGGCGCGGTGCCTTCGGCCTGACCATGACCTTGATCTGGCTGTACACCGAGATCTTGCGTATCCTGGCTATCCTGCGTGGCGACGAGTAG
- a CDS encoding APC family permease, translating into MSIDESTGKSPGLVKSLGNLDALALGFGAMIGFGWVVLTGGWLSNAGTMGAMLAMLVGGGIMAVVGLTYAELTAAMPKAGGEHNFILRALGARPSFIGSWAITGGYVTIVAFEAVALPRTVEYIFPGMSQIPLWTVAGFEVNLTWALVGVLAAVLITWINIRGVKQAGVLQTFVVLFLLAIGALLIFGSFSGGEVQNMQPLFTPGISGFFAVLVAVPFLFIGFDVIPQSAEEVNIPAKQIGKLVVVSVIMATLWYVMVVLTTASAMPAGELAGADIATADAFGAMFNSDLMAKVLIAGGIAGILTSWNSLLLGASRLVYSLARSGMLPSWFGQLHPKYSTPANALLFIGGISVLAPFFGAEMLGWLVDSGAPSIIVAYFLVSVTFLVLRKREPQMDRPLRVGGNNNGGVIIGWVSVLLTAALFSLYMPGMPASLSWEPWAIFGVWWLLGAAFYFKVPAGIKPGEDAEHRVLEVVRRRRK; encoded by the coding sequence ATGAGCATCGACGAATCAACAGGCAAATCACCGGGATTGGTGAAGTCGCTGGGCAACCTTGACGCGCTGGCCTTGGGCTTCGGCGCCATGATCGGCTTCGGCTGGGTAGTGTTGACCGGAGGCTGGCTGAGCAACGCCGGCACCATGGGCGCCATGCTGGCCATGCTGGTCGGCGGCGGAATCATGGCAGTGGTCGGACTGACCTACGCGGAGCTGACCGCCGCCATGCCGAAGGCTGGCGGCGAGCATAACTTCATCCTGCGCGCGCTCGGTGCTCGTCCATCGTTCATCGGATCTTGGGCGATCACCGGCGGCTATGTAACCATCGTGGCCTTCGAAGCGGTGGCCCTGCCGCGCACCGTGGAATACATCTTCCCGGGCATGAGCCAGATTCCGCTGTGGACCGTAGCCGGATTCGAAGTCAACCTGACCTGGGCACTGGTGGGCGTGCTCGCCGCAGTGCTCATCACCTGGATTAACATCCGCGGGGTCAAGCAGGCTGGTGTCCTGCAGACCTTCGTGGTCCTCTTCCTGCTGGCTATCGGCGCGCTGCTGATCTTCGGGTCCTTCAGCGGTGGTGAAGTGCAGAACATGCAACCGCTGTTCACCCCGGGCATCAGCGGATTCTTCGCGGTGCTCGTCGCCGTGCCATTCCTCTTTATCGGCTTCGACGTCATCCCGCAGTCGGCGGAAGAAGTGAACATCCCGGCCAAGCAGATTGGCAAGCTTGTCGTTGTCTCGGTCATCATGGCCACCTTGTGGTACGTCATGGTCGTGCTGACCACCGCGTCGGCAATGCCAGCAGGTGAATTGGCCGGTGCCGACATTGCCACCGCGGATGCCTTCGGCGCGATGTTCAATTCGGACTTGATGGCTAAGGTCCTGATCGCCGGCGGCATTGCCGGCATCCTGACTTCGTGGAATTCCCTGCTGCTGGGAGCTTCACGCTTGGTCTACTCGCTGGCCCGCAGCGGCATGCTGCCTTCATGGTTCGGCCAGCTGCACCCCAAATACAGCACTCCGGCTAACGCGCTGCTATTCATCGGCGGGATCTCCGTGCTCGCCCCGTTCTTCGGTGCCGAGATGCTCGGCTGGCTCGTGGACTCCGGGGCACCAAGCATTATCGTGGCTTACTTCCTGGTTTCGGTGACCTTCTTGGTGCTGCGCAAGCGCGAGCCCCAGATGGATCGTCCACTGCGCGTGGGCGGCAACAACAATGGCGGGGTCATCATCGGCTGGGTTTCGGTGCTGCTCACCGCGGCGCTGTTCAGCCTGTACATGCCGGGCATGCCCGCCTCGCTGAGCTGGGAGCCTTGGGCGATCTTCGGTGTCTGGTGGCTGCTGGGCGCGGCGTTCTACTTCAAGGTTCCGGCAGGTATCAAGCCTGGCGAGGACGCGGAACACAGGGTGCTCGAAGTGGTGCGCCGCCGCCGCAAGTAG
- a CDS encoding thioredoxin domain-containing protein gives MAQRLAGSSSQYLRQHSHQLVDWFPYGDEAFEQARLRDVPVMLSIGYAACHWCHVMSHESFDDSEIAALLNENFVAIKVDREEHPLVDDTYMLATQALTGAGGWPMTIFTLPDGRTVHAGTYYPKEPRGKTPSFRQVLNAVHEAWETKRAGLVEQAQMLAEHLAELGSRQSALLSLQSQQPADQAFSTALDRWMAAGKPEGGFTPAPKFPPTWALKTLSRAVITEPQRAEEAFEAAATHLEAIFLGGLQDHVDGGFARYCVDANWSVPHFEKMLYDNAGLLSLAARTSVLAAEMALKGQGDTAQRAQKLAGLAQRSAQGIITFLEEELLTNSSSTPALAASLDADSSRDGHQVEGAYYTLNREEIAQVTDPLIQRLPKGLLRFGPVAEDPQNFCFSLLRTPEASELEVLQELREQMRTLRRSRIMPIRDEKVIAGWNGLAIEALCEAALLLEAPDALKLAAQAAESVWQMQWDQQNKRLARVSFAGAATHANEGTLQDYSALALGFLALHQATGQQQWAQRAKDLLGRAADFVDPESGVPRDTVQSDARITAQRSSIAAVTVLDDAMPASGALYAKALAVQALQSMAAGEYTDADAAALESARGLSAHALALASEAPTQVATALEVQCIISSPVHYLAISQWDSDQAKRVRSVAMSLGINVRHDPSLPHADQGLQIQPCREELCQIPVLGIEGLFSLFSAPKNA, from the coding sequence GTGGCTCAACGACTCGCTGGCTCATCCAGCCAATACCTCAGACAGCATTCCCATCAACTAGTTGACTGGTTCCCCTATGGGGATGAAGCATTTGAACAGGCACGGCTTCGTGACGTGCCGGTCATGCTTTCCATCGGCTATGCCGCCTGCCATTGGTGCCACGTGATGAGCCACGAGTCTTTTGACGATTCAGAAATCGCTGCGCTGCTCAACGAAAACTTCGTAGCCATCAAGGTGGATCGCGAAGAGCACCCACTGGTAGACGATACCTACATGCTGGCCACCCAGGCGCTGACCGGCGCAGGTGGCTGGCCGATGACGATTTTCACCCTTCCCGATGGACGGACCGTGCATGCCGGCACGTACTACCCGAAGGAACCTCGCGGCAAGACCCCGAGCTTCAGGCAAGTGCTCAATGCCGTCCACGAAGCCTGGGAAACCAAACGTGCCGGGCTCGTAGAACAGGCTCAAATGCTCGCCGAGCATCTTGCCGAACTGGGCAGCCGGCAAAGCGCGCTGTTGTCCCTGCAGTCCCAGCAGCCAGCCGACCAAGCTTTCAGCACCGCACTGGATCGCTGGATGGCCGCTGGCAAACCTGAAGGCGGTTTCACCCCGGCGCCTAAATTCCCGCCCACCTGGGCGCTGAAAACCCTGTCGCGTGCGGTGATCACCGAGCCGCAACGGGCCGAGGAAGCCTTTGAAGCTGCTGCAACCCACCTCGAAGCGATCTTCCTGGGCGGCCTGCAAGACCATGTCGATGGTGGTTTTGCCCGGTACTGCGTAGATGCGAATTGGTCCGTCCCGCACTTTGAAAAAATGCTCTACGACAACGCCGGATTGCTCTCCCTCGCGGCGCGAACCAGCGTCCTGGCCGCCGAAATGGCACTCAAGGGCCAAGGGGACACCGCGCAGCGTGCACAGAAGCTCGCTGGACTGGCTCAGCGCAGCGCCCAAGGCATCATCACCTTCCTCGAAGAAGAATTGCTCACCAATTCCTCTTCGACGCCAGCCCTTGCTGCCTCGCTGGACGCAGATTCTTCCCGCGACGGACACCAGGTTGAAGGGGCCTACTACACCTTGAACCGCGAAGAAATCGCACAGGTCACCGATCCGCTGATCCAACGCCTGCCTAAGGGCTTGCTTCGTTTCGGCCCGGTAGCCGAGGACCCGCAGAACTTCTGCTTCTCGCTGTTGCGCACACCTGAGGCAAGCGAACTGGAGGTACTGCAAGAACTGCGTGAGCAGATGCGCACCCTGCGCCGCTCGCGAATCATGCCGATCCGCGATGAAAAAGTGATCGCTGGCTGGAACGGCCTGGCTATTGAAGCCTTGTGCGAAGCGGCGCTGCTGCTGGAAGCACCCGATGCCTTGAAGCTGGCGGCCCAGGCCGCCGAATCGGTGTGGCAGATGCAGTGGGATCAGCAAAATAAGCGGTTGGCCCGGGTCAGCTTCGCCGGCGCAGCCACGCACGCCAATGAAGGCACCTTGCAGGACTACTCGGCCTTGGCCCTCGGCTTCCTGGCCCTGCACCAAGCCACCGGCCAGCAGCAGTGGGCGCAGCGAGCTAAGGACTTGCTGGGCCGCGCCGCTGACTTTGTCGATCCAGAATCAGGGGTGCCACGGGACACGGTTCAATCCGATGCACGCATCACCGCGCAGCGCAGCAGCATCGCTGCCGTGACGGTCCTGGACGATGCCATGCCAGCTTCTGGAGCGCTCTATGCCAAGGCGCTGGCCGTCCAAGCGTTGCAGTCCATGGCAGCCGGGGAATACACCGATGCGGATGCGGCAGCACTGGAAAGCGCCCGAGGGCTTTCTGCCCATGCCCTGGCCTTAGCCAGCGAAGCACCGACACAGGTAGCAACCGCGTTGGAAGTGCAGTGCATCATTTCCAGCCCCGTGCACTATCTGGCGATCTCGCAGTGGGATTCGGATCAAGCCAAGCGCGTGCGCTCGGTGGCCATGAGCCTTGGGATCAATGTGCGCCATGATCCGTCCTTGCCTCATGCGGACCAGGGCCTGCAGATCCAGCCGTGCCGGGAAGAGCTTTGCCAGATTCCGGTCTTGGGGATCGAGGGTTTATTCTCATTATTCAGCGCGCCGAAGAACGCTTGA
- the greA gene encoding transcription elongation factor GreA, producing MSTNSNEPVVWLTQEAYDRLQDELTFLSGPGRAEIVARIEQARSEGDLKENGGYHAAREEQGKAEARILYLKDLLRRADVGDAPADDGIVEPGMLVVANIAGDETTFLFGSREVAGDTDLEVYSEQSPIGVAVHGAKVGDKLSYLAPNGRDIKVEIISAKPYEAK from the coding sequence GTGAGCACCAACAGCAACGAACCTGTCGTTTGGCTGACTCAGGAAGCCTACGATCGGCTCCAGGACGAACTGACTTTCCTCTCAGGCCCGGGACGTGCCGAGATCGTTGCCCGTATCGAGCAGGCACGTTCGGAAGGTGACCTGAAGGAGAACGGCGGCTACCACGCTGCTCGTGAAGAGCAGGGCAAGGCTGAAGCCCGCATCCTCTACCTGAAGGATCTGCTGCGCCGCGCCGACGTAGGCGACGCTCCAGCCGATGATGGAATCGTTGAGCCAGGCATGCTGGTTGTCGCCAACATCGCTGGCGATGAGACCACTTTCCTGTTCGGCTCCCGCGAAGTTGCTGGCGACACCGATCTGGAAGTCTACTCCGAGCAGTCCCCAATCGGCGTTGCCGTGCACGGTGCCAAGGTTGGCGACAAGCTGTCCTACCTGGCTCCAAACGGCCGCGACATCAAGGTCGAGATCATCTCCGCCAAGCCTTACGAAGCAAAGTAA
- a CDS encoding NAD(P)/FAD-dependent oxidoreductase: MSIIESSQKRPRILIVGGGYVGLYVAMKLQKKVKAHGGIVTVVDPNPYMTYQPFLPEVAGGQIEPRHVVVSHRQHLKHSELVNGSVLSIDHASKKAVIAPVNGEQFELEYTDIVMSAGAITRTFPITGLAETGIGLKTIEEAVALRNKVAERIESASNMTDPVARKRALTFVVVGGGFAGIETIAELEDMARHLIELNDRIDAKEARFVLVEAMGRIMPEVTAEQAEWVVEHLRSRGIEVLLNTSLNSAEEGNLELINMADKSPAGSFGADTLIWCAGVMANPMVRSTDFPIEQRGRIETRTDLRIKDANGDPLEGAWAAGDISAVKDVTGGLPDGTCVPNAQHAVRQAKLLAKNLYAARYGVGTIKEYKHSNLGAVAGFGRNKGVAKVMGLKLKGWPAWMAHRGYHGMAMPTFERKFRVVGDWLVALFFKRDALQLNNLEAPRTAFEESAKPKK, translated from the coding sequence ATGTCGATCATCGAATCCTCCCAGAAGCGTCCGCGCATTCTTATCGTTGGCGGTGGCTACGTAGGCCTGTACGTCGCGATGAAGTTGCAGAAGAAGGTCAAGGCACACGGCGGCATCGTCACCGTTGTCGACCCAAACCCATACATGACTTACCAGCCATTCCTCCCAGAAGTTGCCGGTGGCCAGATTGAACCACGCCACGTAGTGGTCTCGCACCGCCAGCACCTGAAGCACTCCGAACTGGTCAACGGCAGCGTGCTGAGCATCGACCATGCCAGCAAGAAGGCTGTTATTGCCCCAGTGAACGGCGAGCAGTTCGAGCTGGAATACACCGACATCGTGATGTCCGCTGGTGCGATCACCCGTACCTTCCCAATCACCGGTCTGGCTGAAACCGGCATTGGCCTGAAGACCATCGAAGAGGCCGTGGCCCTGCGCAACAAGGTTGCCGAGCGCATCGAGTCCGCTTCGAACATGACTGACCCAGTGGCACGCAAGCGCGCACTGACCTTCGTGGTTGTCGGTGGCGGCTTCGCCGGTATCGAAACCATCGCCGAGCTTGAAGATATGGCTCGTCACCTGATCGAGCTCAATGACCGCATCGACGCGAAGGAAGCACGCTTCGTTCTCGTTGAGGCAATGGGCCGCATCATGCCAGAAGTTACCGCCGAGCAGGCAGAGTGGGTTGTCGAGCACCTGCGCAGCCGCGGTATCGAGGTTCTGCTGAACACTTCGCTGAACAGCGCAGAAGAAGGCAACCTGGAACTGATCAACATGGCTGACAAGTCCCCAGCGGGCTCGTTCGGCGCCGACACCTTGATCTGGTGCGCTGGCGTTATGGCCAACCCAATGGTTCGCTCCACCGATTTCCCAATCGAGCAGCGCGGCCGCATCGAGACCCGCACCGACCTGCGCATCAAGGACGCCAACGGCGATCCACTGGAAGGCGCATGGGCAGCTGGCGATATTTCGGCAGTCAAGGACGTTACCGGCGGCCTGCCAGATGGCACCTGCGTTCCTAACGCACAGCACGCAGTACGCCAGGCTAAGCTCTTGGCAAAGAACCTGTATGCTGCCCGCTACGGCGTTGGCACCATCAAGGAATACAAGCACTCGAACCTCGGTGCAGTTGCAGGCTTCGGCCGCAACAAGGGCGTCGCCAAGGTCATGGGCCTGAAGCTCAAGGGCTGGCCAGCATGGATGGCACACCGCGGCTACCACGGCATGGCAATGCCAACCTTCGAGCGCAAGTTCCGCGTCGTAGGCGACTGGCTGGTTGCGCTGTTCTTCAAGCGCGACGCACTGCAGCTGAACAACCTCGAAGCACCACGCACTGCTTTCGAAGAGTCGGCCAAGCCAAAGAAGTAG
- the ilvA gene encoding threonine ammonia-lyase: MSTETTLPVTLADIEAAAKVLKPVIARTPVEHSRVLSQHLGSEVFLKCENMQRAGSFKVRGAYVRMSKLSDEEKARGVVAASAGNHAQGVAQAASHLGIKARIYMPRGVALPKLTATRDHGAEVVLFGDTVDEALAEAQRFADESGAVFVHPFDHPDIIAGQGTIGLELLEQLPEVDTVLMGVGGGGLLAGVAIALKEKARELGREIKVVGVQAENAAAYPPSLAADALVPLDTVHTIADGIAVGKPGQLPFAIIKELVDDVVTVSEDALARALVVLLERNKLVVEPAGAVGVAALLENRLEEHGINPATTAVILSGGNIDPLLMLKVIQRGLAAAGRFLTVRMMLPDRPGALAQISSIIAESDANVTRLDHTRIGGSLSMGDVAITIDLETKGHEHSKQVLNNLRAEGFDPQITNNAGGSVA; encoded by the coding sequence ATGAGCACTGAAACTACTTTGCCGGTCACCTTGGCTGACATCGAAGCCGCAGCGAAGGTTCTCAAACCGGTTATTGCCCGCACGCCAGTAGAGCACTCCCGCGTGCTCTCCCAGCACCTGGGCTCGGAAGTCTTCCTCAAGTGCGAGAACATGCAGCGCGCCGGCTCCTTCAAGGTCCGCGGCGCCTACGTGCGCATGTCCAAGCTCAGCGACGAGGAAAAGGCCCGTGGTGTGGTCGCGGCCTCGGCAGGCAACCATGCCCAGGGCGTGGCGCAGGCAGCCAGCCACTTGGGAATCAAGGCACGCATCTACATGCCGCGCGGTGTTGCGCTGCCCAAGCTGACCGCCACCCGCGACCACGGCGCTGAAGTCGTGCTCTTCGGCGACACCGTGGACGAGGCATTGGCCGAAGCCCAGCGCTTCGCCGATGAATCCGGCGCGGTCTTCGTGCATCCTTTCGACCACCCGGACATCATCGCCGGCCAGGGCACCATCGGCCTGGAACTGCTTGAGCAGCTTCCAGAGGTGGACACCGTGCTGATGGGCGTGGGCGGCGGCGGCCTGCTGGCCGGCGTGGCCATCGCGCTGAAGGAAAAAGCCCGGGAACTGGGTCGCGAGATCAAGGTAGTCGGCGTGCAGGCGGAGAACGCCGCAGCCTACCCGCCATCGCTGGCCGCTGACGCGCTGGTGCCGCTGGATACCGTGCACACCATTGCCGACGGCATCGCCGTGGGCAAGCCGGGCCAGCTGCCCTTCGCCATCATCAAGGAACTGGTCGATGACGTGGTGACCGTGTCCGAAGATGCGCTGGCCCGCGCCCTGGTGGTGCTGCTGGAACGCAACAAGCTCGTGGTGGAACCTGCCGGTGCGGTGGGCGTGGCAGCCCTGCTGGAGAACCGTCTGGAAGAGCACGGCATCAACCCGGCAACCACCGCGGTCATCCTCTCGGGCGGCAATATTGACCCGCTGCTGATGCTCAAGGTGATCCAGCGAGGCCTTGCCGCGGCCGGTCGCTTCCTGACCGTGCGCATGATGCTTCCGGACCGCCCAGGTGCCCTCGCGCAGATCTCGAGCATCATCGCCGAGTCGGATGCGAACGTGACCCGCTTGGACCACACCCGCATCGGCGGTTCGCTGTCCATGGGCGACGTGGCGATCACCATCGATCTGGAAACCAAGGGCCATGAGCACTCCAAGCAGGTGCTCAACAACCTACGGGCCGAAGGCTTCGACCCGCAGATCACCAACAACGCTGGCGGCTCCGTGGCCTAA
- a CDS encoding AI-2E family transporter, translated as MKSSRFDRLRRLRVSLPSKPANALDVPRADSTDFQSAEDMPYAVRMAAAWAWRFLIVVAALGVLVWALSKISLLVIPVLVSALLAGLLSPVVNAMNSRLAVPRGLAVGITLIGFFALVTAGLSLAGQRLTAGFNALWTQALAGIEQVQNWLFNGPLKLTNDDLQSVLDDTLAQLRGNATNILSEAISWTSAIGQILTGTLLAIFALIFLLLDGRKIGLFLINLLPRRARPAMDGALTRGWASLVSYVRVQMVVAMIDAIGIGLGAFFLGVPLAMPLGVLVFIGSFIPIVGALITGALAVLLALVANGWINALIMLAVVLLVQQAESNILQPLIMGKAVSLHPLAVVLAVAGGTMLAGIPGALFAVPLLAVLNAVIRYLSHRSWETDAHVIKLYGEQIIKAGSAKNPPVKNPAPAVPPADIASPAATPQTSPELRHPETKADEE; from the coding sequence ATGAAGAGCAGCCGGTTCGATCGACTACGCCGCTTGCGCGTCTCGCTTCCGAGCAAGCCAGCAAATGCACTTGATGTGCCGCGCGCGGACAGCACCGACTTCCAAAGCGCCGAAGACATGCCCTATGCCGTGCGCATGGCAGCGGCCTGGGCGTGGCGTTTCCTGATCGTCGTCGCCGCTCTGGGTGTGCTGGTATGGGCTCTGTCCAAGATTTCTCTGCTGGTCATCCCCGTGCTGGTTTCCGCATTGCTCGCCGGGCTGCTCTCTCCGGTAGTCAATGCCATGAACTCAAGGCTTGCAGTCCCGCGCGGACTGGCCGTGGGCATCACCCTGATCGGGTTCTTCGCGTTGGTGACCGCCGGATTGTCGCTGGCCGGACAACGCCTGACCGCGGGCTTCAACGCCCTGTGGACCCAAGCGCTGGCAGGCATCGAGCAGGTCCAGAACTGGCTGTTCAACGGTCCGCTGAAGCTGACCAACGACGACCTGCAATCGGTGCTCGACGACACGCTGGCACAGCTGCGCGGCAATGCCACGAACATCTTGAGCGAAGCGATCAGCTGGACCTCGGCCATTGGCCAGATCCTCACCGGAACCCTGCTGGCCATCTTCGCGCTGATCTTCTTGCTGCTCGACGGCCGCAAGATCGGCCTCTTCCTGATCAACCTGCTGCCGCGCCGCGCCCGTCCTGCCATGGATGGCGCGCTGACCCGAGGCTGGGCCTCGCTGGTCAGCTACGTGCGTGTGCAGATGGTCGTGGCGATGATCGACGCCATCGGCATCGGGCTAGGCGCGTTCTTCCTCGGTGTCCCGCTGGCCATGCCGCTGGGCGTGCTGGTCTTCATCGGCTCGTTCATCCCGATCGTCGGTGCACTGATCACCGGAGCACTGGCAGTGCTGCTGGCGCTGGTGGCCAACGGCTGGATCAACGCACTGATCATGCTCGCCGTGGTTCTGCTGGTTCAGCAGGCCGAATCCAATATCCTGCAGCCGCTGATCATGGGCAAGGCCGTGAGCCTGCATCCGCTGGCCGTGGTGCTGGCGGTAGCCGGCGGCACGATGCTCGCAGGCATCCCGGGCGCGCTGTTCGCTGTTCCGCTGCTGGCCGTGCTCAACGCCGTGATCAGGTATCTCTCGCACAGATCATGGGAAACCGATGCGCACGTCATCAAGCTCTACGGCGAGCAGATTATCAAGGCGGGTTCTGCAAAGAATCCGCCGGTAAAGAACCCAGCCCCAGCAGTCCCGCCGGCCGATATCGCCAGCCCGGCTGCCACCCCGCAAACTTCGCCGGAGCTCCGGCATCCTGAAACAAAAGCAGATGAGGAATAA
- the mca gene encoding mycothiol conjugate amidase Mca has product MAIHAHPDDESSKGAATMAAYVDAGAEVMVVSCTGGERGDILNAAAGELAHAHRDLAGVRRTEMAEAAAVLGVKHRWLGYVDSGLPEGDPLPELPFGAFALQPVEIAAAGIIKLIREFRPHVITTYDENGGYPHPDHIHCHKVSTFAFEHAANPEMYPELGAPWSVSKLYYDRAFAPDRFRTLHYAMLEAGYESPYTERVAMWEEDQDNQMFKWVSPHTTTTQIDCADFFSQRDQALLAHRTQIDPEGFFFAVPEHVYAEHWPWEDYTLISSKVSTELPETDLFAGLR; this is encoded by the coding sequence ATGGCTATTCACGCGCACCCGGATGATGAATCTTCAAAGGGTGCTGCGACGATGGCCGCCTATGTCGATGCCGGCGCCGAAGTGATGGTTGTGTCATGCACCGGCGGTGAACGCGGGGACATCCTTAATGCCGCCGCTGGCGAACTGGCTCACGCGCACCGCGACCTGGCCGGCGTCCGCCGCACCGAGATGGCTGAAGCAGCCGCGGTGCTGGGCGTAAAGCACCGTTGGCTTGGCTATGTTGACTCCGGCTTGCCAGAAGGCGACCCGCTGCCCGAGCTGCCATTTGGCGCCTTTGCCTTGCAGCCAGTAGAGATTGCCGCTGCCGGCATCATCAAGCTGATCCGTGAATTCCGTCCACACGTCATTACGACCTACGACGAAAACGGCGGCTACCCGCACCCGGACCACATCCACTGCCACAAGGTGTCCACCTTCGCATTCGAGCATGCCGCCAACCCGGAAATGTACCCGGAACTCGGAGCGCCATGGTCGGTGAGCAAGCTGTACTACGACCGTGCCTTCGCACCGGACCGTTTCCGCACCCTGCACTACGCCATGCTGGAAGCCGGGTACGAATCCCCATACACCGAGCGTGTGGCGATGTGGGAAGAAGACCAGGACAACCAGATGTTTAAGTGGGTTTCCCCACACACCACGACCACCCAGATCGACTGCGCCGATTTCTTCTCGCAGCGCGATCAGGCGTTGCTGGCGCATAGAACCCAGATTGATCCGGAAGGTTTCTTCTTCGCAGTGCCCGAACACGTCTACGCCGAGCACTGGCCGTGGGAGGACTACACGCTGATTTCCTCCAAGGTGTCCACCGAGCTGCCCGAGACCGACTTGTTTGCCGGACTAAGATAG